A section of the Amycolatopsis sp. AA4 genome encodes:
- a CDS encoding NfeD family protein, with product MAAALIWLIIGIVLMIAEVISGDFVLIMLGIGALLGAGTEALTGNIFIDVAVFAVSSVGLLALARPALKRRFLAGSGIPTGIDALVGARAVVVSTVDYDAGQVKIGGEVWSARAVHESQPPIAPGTSVTVVEISGATAVVDIVS from the coding sequence ATGGCAGCGGCTCTGATCTGGCTGATCATCGGCATCGTCCTGATGATCGCGGAGGTGATCTCCGGGGACTTCGTGCTGATCATGCTCGGCATCGGCGCGCTGCTCGGAGCCGGCACGGAAGCGCTGACCGGCAACATCTTCATCGACGTCGCGGTGTTCGCGGTCAGCTCGGTCGGGCTGCTCGCGCTCGCGCGCCCGGCGCTCAAACGCCGCTTCCTGGCCGGATCGGGCATCCCCACCGGCATCGACGCGCTGGTCGGAGCCCGGGCCGTCGTGGTGTCCACTGTGGACTACGATGCCGGCCAGGTGAAGATCGGCGGCGAGGTGTGGTCGGCGCGCGCCGTGCACGAGTCCCAGCCGCCGATCGCGCCGGGCACCAGCGTCACGGTCGTCGAGATCTCCGGCGCCACGGCCGTGGTGGACATCGTCTCGTGA
- a CDS encoding aldo/keto reductase: MSTRTTLGSSGFHVSAMGLGCMGMSESYGAADWDGGLATVDRALELGVTFLDTADAYGAGHNEVLVGRAVHGRREQVQVATKFGIDRSAGDRARRIRGARDYVLRSCDASLLRLGVDVIDLYYAHRPPQDVEIEETVGAMAELVEAGKVRHLGLSEVDGELLRRAHAVHPIAAVQSEYSLWTRDVEAVVPVMAELGVGLVPYSPLGRGFLTGALDRSALGEKDFRRTNPRFAGEAGEANEKIARTVREVADRLGATPAQVALAWVYAQAERLGVAVAAIPGTRSPVRLEQNAAALDLVLDAEALAVLDPLSDQVTGERYLPAHTAEVARG; this comes from the coding sequence ATGAGCACCCGAACCACGCTCGGCTCGTCCGGTTTCCACGTCAGCGCGATGGGCCTGGGGTGCATGGGGATGAGCGAGAGCTACGGCGCCGCCGATTGGGACGGCGGCCTGGCCACCGTCGACCGGGCACTGGAGCTGGGCGTCACGTTCCTGGACACCGCCGACGCCTACGGTGCCGGGCACAATGAGGTGCTGGTCGGCCGGGCCGTCCACGGCCGCCGGGAGCAGGTGCAGGTGGCGACGAAGTTCGGCATCGACCGCAGCGCCGGCGACCGGGCGCGCCGCATCCGCGGTGCCCGCGACTACGTGCTGCGCTCCTGCGACGCCTCGCTGCTGCGGCTGGGCGTCGACGTGATCGACCTGTACTACGCCCACCGCCCGCCCCAGGACGTGGAGATCGAGGAGACCGTCGGGGCGATGGCCGAGCTGGTCGAGGCGGGCAAGGTCCGTCATCTGGGCCTGTCCGAGGTCGACGGCGAGCTGCTGCGCCGGGCGCACGCGGTGCACCCGATCGCCGCGGTGCAGAGCGAGTACTCGCTGTGGACCCGCGACGTCGAGGCGGTCGTCCCGGTGATGGCCGAACTGGGCGTCGGGCTGGTGCCGTACTCGCCGCTGGGGCGGGGGTTCCTGACCGGCGCGCTGGACCGCTCCGCGCTGGGCGAGAAGGACTTCCGGCGCACCAATCCCCGGTTCGCCGGGGAGGCGGGCGAGGCCAACGAGAAGATCGCGCGGACCGTGCGCGAGGTGGCCGACCGGCTGGGCGCCACTCCGGCGCAGGTGGCGCTGGCGTGGGTGTACGCGCAGGCCGAACGGCTCGGGGTGGCGGTGGCGGCCATTCCGGGCACCCGCAGCCCGGTCCGGCTGGAGCAGAACGCGGCCGCGCTGGACCTCGTCTTGGACGCCGAGGCGCTGGCCGTGCTGGACCCGCTGAGCGACCAGGTGACGGGCGAGCGCTACCTCCCCGCGCACACCGCCGAGGTCGCCCGGGGTTAG
- a CDS encoding DUF3097 domain-containing protein → MRYHDVLSGPRKRKVPEVPAEPGLVVEDPASGYCGAVVKIEYGNVVLEDAKGRHRVFPLAPAAFLLEGKPVTLVPVKKAAAPARQVSASGSVRVQGLQARVARDSRIWVEGKHDAELVERVWGHDLRVEGVVVEPLDGVDVLAERIAEFGTGPGRRLGVLVDHLVAGSKESRLVGQIRDEQVLVTGHPYIDVWQAVKPASVGIRAWPEIPRGVEWKTGVCDALGWGEPYEGWQRVLAGVRSFRDLETPLIGAVERLIDFVTEPDGNAP, encoded by the coding sequence GTGCGCTATCACGACGTGCTGTCCGGCCCCCGCAAGCGGAAGGTGCCGGAGGTCCCGGCCGAACCAGGGCTCGTGGTCGAAGACCCGGCCAGCGGCTACTGCGGCGCGGTGGTGAAGATCGAGTACGGCAACGTCGTCCTCGAGGACGCCAAGGGCCGCCACCGGGTCTTCCCGCTCGCGCCCGCCGCCTTCCTGCTCGAAGGCAAACCGGTCACGCTCGTGCCGGTCAAGAAAGCCGCCGCGCCCGCGCGACAGGTGTCGGCGTCCGGCTCGGTCCGCGTGCAGGGACTGCAGGCCCGGGTCGCGCGCGACTCCCGGATCTGGGTCGAGGGCAAGCACGACGCCGAACTCGTCGAACGCGTCTGGGGACACGACCTGCGCGTCGAGGGCGTCGTCGTGGAACCGCTCGACGGCGTCGACGTCCTGGCCGAGCGGATCGCCGAGTTCGGCACCGGACCCGGCCGCCGCCTCGGCGTCCTCGTCGACCACCTCGTCGCGGGCAGCAAGGAATCCCGGCTGGTCGGGCAGATCCGCGACGAGCAGGTGCTGGTCACCGGCCATCCGTACATCGACGTCTGGCAGGCGGTGAAACCCGCGTCGGTCGGCATCCGCGCCTGGCCGGAGATCCCGCGCGGCGTCGAATGGAAGACCGGCGTCTGCGACGCGCTCGGCTGGGGCGAGCCGTACGAGGGGTGGCAGCGCGTGCTCGCCGGGGTGCGCAGCTTCCGCGATCTCGAAACGCCGCTGATCGGCGCGGTCGAACGGCTCATCGACTTCGTGACCGAACCTGACGGCAACGCTCCGTAG
- a CDS encoding phosphotransferase produces MENTENALLDEDARARLVDRFGPAAQAWCDALPTLVDRLCRRWGLTVSEARPGNTGRTLLCRDGEGVLKVLKLCPDRAIATAEATALGSWAGLSRVVQILDADLDHGAVLLEGLEPGDTFTERGADVPWDQIGELLADVHGVPAAGPFPTQLERVRFMFGLAEQRLAGSPAEAHLSRQALRTGLARAEKLAASGPIALVHGDLHPGNVLDAGPERGAVAIDPRPCVGDPAFDAVDWAVLPMADGGAVEDGIARLPHLDGDRVRAWCVALAPLVAMGPLRRGGPTPFTDAVLRLAS; encoded by the coding sequence ATGGAGAACACCGAGAACGCCCTGCTGGACGAGGACGCCCGCGCCCGGCTCGTCGACCGCTTCGGCCCGGCCGCACAAGCGTGGTGCGACGCGCTGCCCACCCTCGTCGACCGGCTCTGCCGCCGGTGGGGCCTCACGGTGTCCGAAGCCCGGCCCGGCAACACCGGCCGCACCCTGCTCTGCCGCGACGGCGAGGGCGTGCTGAAGGTGCTCAAACTCTGCCCGGACCGCGCGATCGCGACCGCGGAGGCGACCGCGCTGGGCTCGTGGGCCGGGCTGTCGCGGGTCGTGCAGATCCTCGACGCCGACCTCGACCACGGCGCGGTGCTGCTCGAAGGGCTCGAACCCGGCGACACGTTCACCGAACGCGGCGCGGACGTCCCGTGGGACCAGATCGGCGAACTGCTGGCCGACGTCCACGGCGTCCCGGCCGCCGGACCGTTCCCGACCCAGCTCGAACGCGTCCGGTTCATGTTCGGCCTCGCCGAGCAACGCCTCGCCGGTTCCCCGGCCGAAGCGCACCTGTCCCGGCAAGCGCTGCGCACCGGCCTCGCCCGGGCGGAGAAACTCGCCGCCAGCGGCCCGATCGCACTCGTGCACGGCGACCTGCATCCCGGCAACGTCCTGGACGCCGGACCGGAACGCGGCGCGGTCGCGATCGACCCGCGTCCGTGCGTCGGCGACCCGGCCTTCGACGCGGTGGACTGGGCGGTGCTGCCGATGGCCGACGGCGGCGCGGTCGAGGACGGCATCGCCCGACTGCCGCACCTGGACGGCGACCGGGTGCGCGCGTGGTGCGTGGCGCTCGCCCCGCTGGTCGCGATGGGCCCGCTCCGCCGCGGCGGCCCGACGCCGTTCACCGACGCGGTGCTGCGGCTGGCCAGCTGA
- a CDS encoding SPFH domain-containing protein, whose translation MVVPQAQSAVIERLGRFRTVASPGLTFLVPFLDKVRARIDLREQVVSFPPQPVITEDNLTVNIDTVVYFQVTDSRAAVYEISNYIIGVEQLTTTTLRNVVGGMSLEETLTSRDSINTQLRGVLDEATGRWGIRVARVELKAIEPPASIQDSMEKQMRADREKRAMILTAEGQRESSIKTAEGQKQSQILAAEGQKQAAILAAEAERQSRILRAQGERAARYLQAQGQAKAIEKVFAAIKAGRPTPEVLAYQYLQTLPQMAQGDANKVWMIPSDYGKALEGFARALGAPGDDGVFRYEPPQDDTPAKPDLDDDEVAGWFDTSSDPKVAEAVAAAEAVARKEVDGPLGASTEHPRRAIGGASPVKAERPAPVEEEEPPAPPERPQPSTPPPAQQQSLPQPQQPPAGPPPQGGPYQGPPPQQFGGPQGPGNGPFPQQGPFGGPQGGPPPQR comes from the coding sequence ATGGTGGTGCCACAGGCCCAGTCGGCGGTGATCGAGCGGCTCGGCCGGTTCCGCACGGTCGCCTCGCCCGGCCTGACCTTCCTCGTCCCGTTCCTGGACAAGGTGCGCGCGCGGATCGACCTGCGCGAGCAGGTCGTCTCGTTCCCGCCGCAGCCGGTGATCACCGAGGACAACCTGACGGTGAACATCGACACCGTCGTGTACTTCCAGGTCACCGACTCGCGCGCGGCGGTCTACGAGATCTCGAACTACATCATCGGCGTCGAGCAGCTCACCACCACCACGCTCCGCAACGTGGTCGGCGGCATGAGCCTGGAAGAGACGCTGACCTCCCGCGATTCGATCAACACCCAGCTGCGCGGCGTCCTCGACGAGGCCACCGGCCGCTGGGGCATCCGCGTCGCCCGCGTGGAGCTGAAAGCGATCGAGCCGCCCGCCTCCATCCAGGACTCGATGGAGAAGCAGATGCGCGCCGACCGGGAGAAGCGCGCGATGATCCTCACCGCCGAGGGCCAGCGGGAATCGTCGATCAAGACGGCCGAAGGCCAGAAGCAGAGCCAGATCCTCGCCGCGGAAGGCCAGAAGCAGGCCGCGATCCTCGCCGCGGAAGCGGAACGGCAGTCGCGGATCCTGCGCGCCCAGGGTGAACGGGCCGCCCGCTACCTGCAAGCGCAGGGCCAGGCGAAGGCGATCGAGAAGGTGTTCGCCGCGATCAAGGCGGGCCGCCCGACGCCGGAGGTCCTCGCTTACCAGTACCTGCAGACCCTGCCGCAGATGGCGCAGGGCGACGCGAACAAGGTCTGGATGATCCCGAGCGACTACGGCAAGGCCCTCGAAGGCTTCGCCCGCGCGCTGGGCGCCCCCGGCGACGACGGCGTGTTCCGCTACGAGCCGCCGCAGGACGACACCCCGGCCAAGCCGGACCTCGACGACGACGAGGTCGCCGGATGGTTCGACACGAGCAGCGACCCGAAGGTCGCCGAAGCGGTCGCGGCCGCGGAAGCCGTGGCACGCAAGGAGGTCGACGGGCCGCTCGGCGCGTCGACGGAGCATCCGCGGCGCGCCATCGGGGGCGCCTCGCCGGTCAAGGCCGAGCGGCCCGCGCCGGTCGAGGAAGAAGAACCGCCCGCGCCGCCGGAGCGGCCGCAGCCCAGCACGCCGCCGCCTGCCCAGCAGCAGTCGTTGCCGCAGCCGCAGCAGCCTCCCGCCGGACCGCCGCCGCAGGGCGGTCCGTACCAGGGCCCGCCGCCGCAGCAGTTCGGCGGACCGCAGGGACCGGGCAACGGGCCGTTCCCGCAGCAGGGCCCGTTCGGCGGACCGCAGGGCGGACCGCCGCCGCAGCGCTGA
- a CDS encoding TIGR03668 family PPOX class F420-dependent oxidoreductase, with product MRLSTVETRARFAAARVARLATVDSRGVPHLVPVTFAVRDDAVVFAVDHKPKTTTSLRRLANIAENPAVSFLVDEYDEDWSRLWWARADGVARVVSDDSRAPYVEWLAAKYPQYAERPPEHAVVVTEVRTWRGWTGS from the coding sequence ATGCGACTGTCCACTGTGGAAACCCGGGCACGCTTCGCGGCGGCGCGGGTGGCTCGGCTGGCCACAGTGGACAGTCGCGGGGTCCCGCATCTGGTGCCGGTGACGTTCGCGGTGCGCGACGACGCGGTCGTGTTCGCGGTCGATCACAAACCCAAGACCACGACGTCGCTGCGGCGGCTGGCGAACATCGCGGAGAACCCGGCGGTGTCGTTCCTGGTCGACGAGTACGACGAGGACTGGTCGCGGTTGTGGTGGGCCCGCGCGGACGGCGTGGCGCGGGTCGTCTCCGACGATTCGCGGGCTCCGTATGTCGAGTGGTTGGCAGCGAAGTATCCGCAGTACGCGGAGCGGCCGCCGGAGCACGCGGTGGTGGTCACCGAGGTGCGGACCTGGCGGGGCTGGACGGGCTCGTAA
- a CDS encoding LD-carboxypeptidase, which yields MRPARLSAGDTVALVAPSGPVPQDLLDAALPVLREWGVKVRIGAGVRASGGSYLSAPDKARAAEFTEAWLDPEVRCVLAARGGYGAQRMLDLVDWAALRAAGPKVLAGSSDVTALHRAVHTHLDLATLLSPMPASVLFDEDASEHLRRTLFEPDHTRVLRAREPDVVVPGRALGVLVGGNLSLLASGVGTAEQGSARGGIVLLEDVTESPYRIDRMVTQLLRSGWFDGARGVVLGSWAACGDPAEVRELLAERLSPLGVPVLSGFGFGHVAGSPTLPLGVSASLDTELATLTLDSPALD from the coding sequence GTGAGGCCCGCCAGACTCTCCGCCGGGGACACGGTCGCTCTTGTCGCGCCGTCCGGGCCGGTGCCGCAGGACCTGCTCGACGCCGCGTTGCCGGTGCTGCGCGAGTGGGGCGTGAAGGTGCGGATCGGCGCGGGGGTGCGGGCTTCGGGCGGGTCGTATCTGTCGGCCCCGGACAAGGCGCGGGCGGCGGAGTTCACCGAGGCGTGGCTGGACCCGGAGGTCCGGTGCGTCCTGGCGGCGCGCGGCGGCTACGGGGCGCAGCGGATGCTCGATCTGGTGGACTGGGCGGCGTTGCGGGCGGCCGGGCCGAAGGTGCTCGCCGGGTCGAGCGACGTGACCGCGCTGCACCGGGCCGTCCACACGCATTTGGATCTCGCGACGCTGCTTTCGCCGATGCCGGCGAGCGTGCTGTTCGACGAGGACGCGTCGGAACACCTGCGGCGGACGTTGTTCGAGCCGGACCACACGCGGGTGCTGCGGGCGCGCGAGCCGGACGTGGTGGTGCCCGGTCGTGCGCTGGGCGTGCTGGTGGGCGGGAACCTGTCGCTGCTCGCGTCTGGGGTCGGCACGGCTGAGCAGGGCTCCGCGCGCGGCGGGATCGTGCTGCTGGAGGACGTGACCGAGAGCCCCTACCGGATCGACCGGATGGTGACGCAGCTGCTGCGTTCCGGCTGGTTCGACGGCGCGCGCGGGGTGGTGCTGGGTTCGTGGGCCGCGTGCGGCGACCCGGCGGAGGTCCGCGAGCTGCTGGCGGAACGGTTGTCGCCGCTCGGGGTGCCGGTGCTGAGCGGGTTCGGCTTCGGGCACGTGGCGGGGTCGCCGACGCTGCCGCTCGGGGTCTCCGCCTCGCTCGACACCGAACTGGCCACGCTGACCCTCGACTCCCCCGCGCTGGACTGA
- a CDS encoding DUF3090 domain-containing protein produces MSRVIHVFRKPDRFVAGTVGEPGDRTFYLQATEDVRTISVTIEKQQVVVLAERLGSLLEEVASRFGADVPSHAPDDEVDVDPLTVPVEEEFRVGTMGLGWDADSGAVVVELLAITEGEIDETVVLDDTEEGPDAVRVFLTPVAARAFAERADRVVNAGRKPCPLCGEPLDPAGHICPRQNGYRRDVDVTED; encoded by the coding sequence ATGTCACGCGTAATCCACGTCTTCCGCAAGCCCGACCGGTTCGTGGCCGGCACGGTCGGCGAGCCCGGCGACCGCACCTTCTACCTCCAGGCGACGGAGGACGTGCGGACGATCAGCGTCACGATCGAAAAACAGCAGGTCGTCGTCCTCGCGGAGCGGCTCGGGTCGCTCCTGGAGGAGGTCGCCAGCCGGTTCGGCGCCGACGTGCCCAGCCACGCCCCGGACGACGAGGTCGACGTGGACCCGCTCACGGTGCCCGTCGAGGAGGAGTTCCGGGTCGGCACGATGGGGCTCGGCTGGGACGCCGACTCCGGCGCGGTCGTGGTCGAACTGCTCGCGATCACCGAGGGCGAAATCGACGAGACGGTCGTGCTCGACGACACCGAGGAGGGCCCGGACGCGGTCCGCGTGTTCCTCACCCCGGTCGCCGCCCGCGCCTTCGCCGAACGCGCCGACCGCGTCGTGAACGCCGGCCGCAAGCCGTGCCCGCTGTGCGGCGAACCGCTCGACCCGGCCGGGCACATCTGCCCGCGGCAGAACGGGTACCGGCGCGACGTCGACGTGACCGAGGACTGA
- a CDS encoding SCO1664 family protein, producing MASTAPGPADPAARDFVSRGRIDVEGRLVDASNVTLFCAIELDGVTGRVVYKPVSGERPLWDFPDGTLAGREVATAMISDACGLGAIPPTVLRDGPFGPGMVQLWVETDEETEVVDVCAPDEVPEGWRTVLHAHDRLGEPAVLVHADHPDLRELAVLDIVVNNTDRKGGHLLAGTDGRVYGVDHGICLHTDPKLRTVLWGWIGEELPGDAVEKLRKLRADLDGRLGAELGEHLTAFEIRALSQRTDYLLAEAVFPEPGDDWRAIPWPLF from the coding sequence GTGGCGAGCACCGCGCCAGGGCCTGCTGACCCCGCCGCCCGCGATTTCGTGTCCCGCGGCCGCATCGACGTCGAGGGCAGGCTGGTCGACGCCTCCAACGTGACGCTGTTCTGCGCGATCGAACTCGACGGCGTCACCGGCCGCGTCGTGTACAAGCCGGTGTCGGGGGAGCGGCCGCTGTGGGACTTCCCGGACGGCACCCTCGCCGGCCGCGAGGTCGCCACCGCGATGATCTCCGACGCCTGCGGCCTCGGCGCGATCCCGCCGACCGTGCTGCGCGACGGCCCGTTCGGGCCCGGCATGGTCCAGCTGTGGGTCGAGACCGACGAGGAAACCGAAGTGGTCGACGTCTGCGCGCCCGACGAGGTCCCCGAGGGCTGGCGCACCGTGCTGCACGCGCACGACCGGCTCGGCGAACCGGCGGTGCTCGTCCACGCCGACCACCCGGACCTGCGCGAACTGGCGGTCCTCGACATCGTCGTCAACAACACCGACCGCAAGGGCGGGCACCTGCTCGCCGGGACCGACGGCCGCGTCTACGGCGTCGACCACGGCATCTGCCTGCACACCGACCCGAAGCTGCGCACCGTGCTGTGGGGCTGGATCGGCGAGGAACTGCCCGGGGACGCGGTCGAGAAACTGCGGAAACTCCGCGCGGACCTCGACGGCCGCCTCGGCGCGGAACTCGGCGAACACCTGACCGCGTTCGAGATCCGGGCGCTCTCGCAGCGCACCGACTATCTGCTCGCCGAGGCGGTGTTCCCCGAGCCCGGCGACGACTGGCGCGCGATCCCCTGGCCGCTGTTCTGA
- a CDS encoding prolyl oligopeptidase family serine peptidase: MPRISPHGTWTSPVTAAGAAAAGGGAQWLAAVDGALWWAEARPAEGGRVALVRALPGGGVEDVLPAPWNVRNRVHEYGGRPWLAVGGVVVFTHWADQRVYAWKDGEATALTPEPATPQGVRYGDLRPGREGEVWAVRERSTGPRRTDISRELVAIPLDGSAERVLVEGHRFFTAPQLSPDGAHAAWLAWDHPAMPWDGTELFVAPVAADGSFGEARVLAGGPEVAVCQVAWESADQLLVLADPDGWWNLHRVGLDGATVNLAPVQRELGGPMWKLGASWFTPLGGGKHAVLDSGKLAILDEGDGSVTRVDTELTVWSSSGLVATDDGIAGIAGGPRHESAVVVLDPDTAKWRALTPQPDSLPPAEYLPVPQERVFTGPDGAEIPAYVFPPTNPDFAAPEGELPPYVVHVHGGPTGHSDESLDLEFAYFTSRGIGVVAVNYGGSTGYGRAFRERLREQWGVVDVRDCAAVAEALVAEGVADRARLGIRGGSAGGFTSAASITMTRTYAAATVKFPILDFAGWTGEGGETHDFESQYLVSMVGPYPEAAERYRERSPMTHVGSLAGPVLFLQGLEDEICPPEQADRFVSEIDGSGIPHAYLRFEGEQHGFRKAETIVAALEAELSFYGQVFGFETPDVPRLELSR, translated from the coding sequence GTGCCTCGCATCTCTCCTCATGGAACCTGGACCTCTCCTGTCACGGCGGCCGGCGCGGCGGCGGCCGGCGGCGGCGCGCAATGGCTCGCCGCGGTCGACGGCGCGCTCTGGTGGGCGGAGGCGCGGCCTGCCGAAGGCGGTCGCGTCGCGCTCGTGCGCGCGCTTCCCGGCGGCGGCGTCGAGGACGTGCTGCCCGCGCCGTGGAACGTCCGGAACCGGGTGCACGAGTACGGCGGGCGGCCGTGGCTCGCGGTCGGCGGCGTGGTGGTGTTCACGCATTGGGCCGATCAGCGGGTGTACGCGTGGAAGGACGGCGAGGCCACCGCGTTGACGCCGGAACCGGCCACGCCGCAGGGCGTCCGGTACGGCGACCTCCGGCCCGGACGCGAGGGCGAGGTGTGGGCGGTCCGCGAGCGCAGCACCGGGCCGCGGCGCACGGACATCTCCCGCGAGCTGGTCGCGATCCCGCTGGACGGCTCCGCCGAACGGGTGCTCGTCGAGGGGCACCGGTTCTTCACCGCGCCGCAGCTGTCGCCGGACGGCGCGCACGCCGCGTGGCTCGCGTGGGACCACCCGGCGATGCCGTGGGACGGGACCGAGCTGTTCGTCGCGCCGGTGGCGGCCGACGGGTCGTTCGGGGAAGCGCGCGTGCTCGCGGGCGGGCCGGAGGTCGCGGTGTGCCAGGTGGCGTGGGAGTCCGCGGATCAGCTGCTCGTGCTGGCCGATCCGGACGGCTGGTGGAACCTGCACCGGGTCGGGCTCGACGGTGCGACGGTCAATCTCGCGCCGGTGCAGCGCGAGCTGGGCGGGCCGATGTGGAAGCTGGGAGCGAGCTGGTTCACCCCGCTTGGTGGCGGGAAGCACGCGGTCCTCGACTCCGGCAAGCTGGCGATTCTCGACGAGGGCGACGGTTCGGTCACGCGCGTCGACACCGAGCTGACCGTGTGGTCGTCGAGCGGGCTGGTCGCGACGGACGACGGGATCGCCGGGATCGCGGGCGGGCCCCGGCACGAGAGCGCGGTCGTGGTGCTGGATCCGGACACCGCGAAGTGGCGCGCGCTGACTCCGCAGCCGGACTCGCTGCCGCCCGCGGAGTACCTGCCGGTGCCGCAGGAGCGCGTGTTCACCGGGCCGGACGGCGCGGAGATCCCGGCGTACGTGTTCCCGCCGACGAACCCGGACTTCGCCGCGCCGGAAGGCGAACTGCCGCCGTACGTGGTGCACGTCCACGGCGGGCCGACCGGGCACAGCGACGAATCGCTCGACCTGGAGTTCGCGTACTTCACCAGCCGCGGCATCGGCGTCGTCGCGGTGAACTACGGCGGTTCCACCGGGTACGGGCGGGCGTTCCGCGAGCGGCTGCGGGAGCAGTGGGGCGTGGTGGACGTGCGCGACTGCGCGGCGGTCGCCGAAGCCCTGGTGGCGGAAGGGGTCGCCGACCGGGCCCGGCTGGGCATCCGCGGCGGCAGCGCGGGCGGGTTCACCTCGGCCGCGTCGATCACCATGACCCGCACCTACGCGGCGGCGACGGTGAAGTTCCCGATCCTCGACTTCGCCGGCTGGACCGGCGAGGGCGGCGAGACGCACGACTTCGAATCGCAGTACCTGGTCAGCATGGTCGGCCCGTATCCCGAGGCGGCCGAGCGGTACCGGGAGCGCTCGCCGATGACGCACGTGGGGTCGCTGGCCGGGCCGGTGCTGTTCCTGCAAGGCCTGGAGGACGAGATCTGCCCGCCGGAGCAGGCCGACCGGTTCGTCTCGGAAATCGACGGCAGCGGGATCCCGCACGCGTACCTGCGGTTCGAGGGCGAGCAGCACGGTTTCCGGAAGGCCGAGACGATCGTCGCCGCGCTGGAGGCGGAGCTTTCCTTCTACGGCCAGGTGTTCGGCTTCGAGACGCCGGACGTGCCGCGGCTGGAGCTGTCCCGGTGA